Proteins encoded within one genomic window of Triticum aestivum cultivar Chinese Spring chromosome 2D, IWGSC CS RefSeq v2.1, whole genome shotgun sequence:
- the LOC123049702 gene encoding stellacyanin: MAQARVALALCALLLLHGVAWEARAASYTVGNSAGWDISADLQSWAAAKIFNVGDVLVFTYSKTHTLDEVDAAGFKSCSAANALLSSSDGNTTVPLTAGGDRYFICGHQMHCLGGMKLHVHVTSPAGSTTPGAPAGAPRASPGAALGPAGGTDDDAGIPRLDLGGSHRLGVVWPALATLWLCLAAALFA, from the exons ATGGCCCAAGCTCGCGTCGCCCTCGCGCTGTGCGCCCTGCTGCTCCTCCACGGCGTCGCctgggaggcgcgggcggcgtcgTACACCGTCGGGAACAGCGCCGGCTGGGACATCAGCGCCGACCTCCAGTCGTGGGCCGCCGCCAAGATATTCAACGTCGGCGACGTTCTAG TGTTCACGTACTCCAAGACCCACACCCTGGACGAGGTGGACGCGGCGGGGTTCAAGAGCTGCAGCGCCGCCAACGCGCTGCTCTCCAGCAGCGACGGCAACACGACGGTGCCCCTGACGGCGGGCGGCGACCGGTACTTCATCTGCGGCCACCAGATGCACTGCCTCGGCGGCATGAAGCTGCACGTGCACGTCACCTCGCCAGCCGGCTCCACCACGCCGGGAGCCCCTGCCGGCGCCCCGCGGGCGAGCCCCGGCGCCGCTCTCGGCCCGGCCGGCGGCACCGACGACGACGCCGGCATCCCCAGGCTCGACCTCGGCGGGTCGCACCGGCTGGGGGTCGTGTGGCCCGCGCTGGCGACGTTGTGGTTGTGCCTAGCTGCGGCTCTGTTTGCAtga